In a genomic window of Brassica rapa cultivar Chiifu-401-42 chromosome A10, CAAS_Brap_v3.01, whole genome shotgun sequence:
- the LOC103844793 gene encoding uncharacterized protein LOC103844793 encodes MECNKDEAKRAMDIAERKVTEKDYTGAKKFANKAQALYPHLDGLKQLLMAVDVYISGETLITGEPDWYGILGVDPLADDEAVRKQYRKLALMLHPDKNKCKGAEGAFKLVSEAWGLLSDKVKRYSYNLKRQVKGGQQRFPTTQSAQPASSNGFQNAREHVVSGAKARTKPPAPRKDPPAYAPPFQESSTFWTMCSRCKTQYEFQRVYLNQTLLCPHCRQGFFAAEKNPPPSVPKPTNNNHSSNQQKRSSKVPATNKNSSYATSSARGPASSVNNGFSWEPLSRKGGSSDSRNAVNQAANVVQQAQEKLKRAYEESQERDAARGFTNSDLENYKRMKTDGSHGFGSFSCKWSNQNGPSRFTTPPCNPETLGSRRPQVEGILLPSDMKKALVKKAQSDISKRLMAEAAEEMKAMEIEKKKSMKATSKADEVVKSTSTEPVKEVSNDEGNGIVVPDSDFHNFDLDRTETAFQDDEIWAAYDEDDGMPRYYARIQKVVSLVPFRMRISWLNTKTCKEFAPVDWVGFGFAKSCGDFRTSKYELTDALNAFSHKVDFTKGAKGLLHIFPKKGQVWALYRHWSPDWDGDTPDEVKHKYDMVEVLDYYTEDKQSLTVAPLLKAEGFKLVFRRSTDQNSVRKIPKEEMFRFSHQVPHYILTGKEADNAPEGCVELDPAATPCELLEVKESSKMDTERSKPVKEKSTAPEEEEMGMNID; translated from the coding sequence ATGGAATGCAACAAGGATGAAGCGAAGAGGGCAATGGATATTGCCGAGAGAAAGGTCACAGAAAAGGACTACACTGGGGCGAAGAAGTTCGCTAACAAGGCTCAAGCCTTGTATCCCCACCTGGATGGTCTGAAACAGTTGTTGATGGCCGTTGATGTTTATATCTCCGGTGAGACACTAATCACCGGAGAACCTGACTGGTACGGTATCCTTGGTGTGGACCCCTTGGCTGATGACGAAGCAGTGAGGAAACAGTACAGGAAATTAGCTCTCATGCTCCATCCGGATAAAAACAAATGCAAAGGTGCAGAAGGTGCGTTTAAGCTGGTTTCGGAAGCTTGGGGTCTACTATCTGACAAGGTTAAGAGATACTCTTATAACTTAAAGAGGCAGGTTAAAGGAGGTCAGCAAAGATTCCCAACAACACAGAGCGCGCAGCCCGCGAGTTCTAACGGGTTCCAGAACGCAAGAGAGCATGTGGTTTCGGGTGCTAAGGCTAGAACTAAGCCGCCAGCTCCACGCAAGGATCCACCTGCTTATGCTCCTCCGTTTCAGGAGAGTAGTACCTTCTGGACAATGTGCAGCAGGTGCAAGACGCAGTATGAGTTCCAGAGGGTTTATCTTAACCAGACTTTGCTTTGTCCGCACTGTCGTCAGGGTTTCTTTGCAGCGGAGAAAAATCCGCCTCCTAGTGTTCCGAAGCCAACCAACAACAACCACTCATCCAACCAACAGAAACGGAGTTCTAAAGTTCCAGCGACAAACAAGAACTCATCATATGCTACTTCTTCTGCCAGAGGGCCTGCATCATCTGTTAACAATGGTTTCAGTTGGGAGCCTCTATCAAGAAAGGGTGGATCATCCGACAGCAGAAATGCCGTAAACCAAGCTGCTAACGTGGTCCAGCAAGCACAAGAAAAACTGAAGAGAGCGTATGAGGAGTCACAAGAGAGGGATGCTGCTAGAGGATTCACAAACTCTGATCTGGAAAATTATAAGAGGATGAAGACAGATGGTTCCCATGGGTTTGGTTCATTCTCATGCAAGTGGTCGAATCAAAATGGTCCAAGTAGGTTCACTACTCCTCCTTGTAATCCTGAAACGCTAGGCTCTCGTCGTCCCCAGGTAGAAGGAATCTTGTTACCTAGCGATATGAAGAAAGCGCTCGTGAAGAAGGCACAGTCAGATATTTCCAAGAGACTTATGGCAGAAGCAGCAGAGGAGATGAAAGCAATGGaaatagagaagaagaagagtatgAAAGCGACAAGCAAGGCAGATGAGGTAGTAAAAAGTACTAGTACTGAACCAGTCAAGGAAGTTTCCAACGATGAAGGGAATGGAATCGTTGTTCCGGATTCAGACTTTCACAACTTTGATCTCGACCGCACTGAAACTGCTTTTCAAGACGACGAGATTTGGGCAGCGTACGATGAAGACGATGGAATGCCTCGGTACTACGCCCGCATCCAGAAGGTGGTTTCCTTGGTTCCCTTTAGGATGAGAATCAGCTGGCTCAACACCAAAACCTGCAAAGAGTTTGCTCCTGTAGACTGGGTAGGCTTTGGTTTCGCTAAATCATGTGGAGATTTCAGGACTTCGAAATACGAGTTGACAGATGCACTAAACGCATTCTCCCACAAAGTCGATTTCACCAAAGGTGCAAAAGGACTACTTCACATTTTCCCCAAGAAGGGACAAGTTTGGGCACTGTATCGTCACTGGTCCCCTGACTGGGACGGCGATACCCCTGATGAAGTCAAACACAAGTACGACATGGTTGAAGTTCTTGATTACTACACCGAAGACAAGCAAAGTTTAACTGTTGCTCCTTTACTCAAAGCTGAAGGATTCAAGTTGGTTTTCCGCAGAAGCACAGATCAAAACAGTGTGAGAAAGATTCCGAAGGAAGAAATGTTTAGATTCTCTCACCAAGTGCCTCACTACATTCTTACTGGGAAAGAAGCTGATAACGCACCAGAGGGTTGTGTGGAGCTAGACCCAGCTGCAACTCCTTGCGAGTTACTTGAGGTGAAAGAGTCATCCAAAATGGACACTGAGAGAAGCAAACCTGTCAAAGAGAAAAGCACAGCtccagaggaagaagaaatgggTATGAACATAGATTAG
- the LOC103844797 gene encoding abscisic acid receptor PYL8 gives MEDNNGNQEREYLRRHHKHELERENQCSTTLVKHINAPVHIVWSLVRRFDEPQKYKPFISRCVVKGNMEIGTVREVDVRSGLPATRSTERLELLDDNEHILSIRIVGGDHRLKNYSSIISLHPETIEGGRIGTLVIESFVVDVPEGNTKDETCYFVEALIKCNLKSLADISERLAVQDRTGGFP, from the exons ATGGAAGATAATAACGGGAATCAGGAGAGAGAGTATTTAAGGAGGCACCATAAGCATGAGCTCGAGAGGGAGAATCAGTGTAGCACTACTCTTGTTAAACACATCAACGCTCCTGTCCATATC gtgtgGTCACTTGTGAGAAGATTCGATGAGCCACAGAAATACAAGCCATTCATTAGTAGATGTGTGGTTAAAGGAAACATGGAGATTGGTACTGTAAGAGAAGTTGATGTGAGATCAGGGTTGCCAGCTACTAGAAGCACTGAGAGGTTGGAGTTGCTTGATGACAATGAGCATATTCTCAGCATCAGGATTGTCGGTGGCGATCACAGACTCAAG AACTATTCTTCAATCATCTCTCTTCACCCTGAAACGATAGAAGGAGGAAGAATAGGGACACTTGTGATCGAGTCTTTCGTGGTGGATGTACCGGAAGGGAACACAAAGGATGAGACTTGTTACTTTGTGGAGGCTCTTATCAAATGCAATCTTAAGTCTTTAGCCGATATCTCCGAGCGTCTTGCGGTTCAGGACAGAACAGGAGGTTTCCCATGA